The following are encoded together in the Bos javanicus breed banteng chromosome 4, ARS-OSU_banteng_1.0, whole genome shotgun sequence genome:
- the NT5C3A gene encoding cytosolic 5'-nucleotidase 3A isoform X2 — translation MLNQDSAVHVKMMPEIQKNSVHIKNPTRVEEIICGLIKGGAAKLQIITDFDMTLSRFSYKGKRCPSCHNVIDNCKLITDECREKLLQLKEKYYAIEVDPLLTIEEKYPYIVEWYTKSHSLLVEQALPKAKLKEIVEESDIMLKEGYENFFDKLQQYGIPVFIFSAGIGDVLEEVIRQAGVYYPNVKVVSNFMDFDDNGLLKGFKGELIHVFNKHDGSLKNTEYFNQLKNNSNIILLGDSQGDLKMADGVANVEHILKIGYLNDRVDELLEKYMDSYDIVLVKDESLDVANSILQKIL, via the exons ATGCTTAATCAAGATTCTGCTGTACATGTGAAAATG ATGCCAGAAATCCAGAAAAATTCAGTTCACATCAAGAACCCTACAAGAGTAGAAGAAATCATCTGTGGTCTTATCAAAGGAGGAGCTGCTAAACTTCAG ATAATAACAGACTTTGATATGACACTGAGTCGATTTTCCTACAAAGGAAAAAGATGCCCATCATGTCATA atGTCATTGACAACTGTAAGCTAATCACAGATGAATGTCGAGAAAAG tTACTGcaactaaaggaaaaatattatgcTATTGAAGTTGATCCTCTTCTTACTATAGAAGAGAAGTACCCTTATATAGTAGAATG GTATACTAAATCACATAGTTTGCTTGTTGAACAGGCTTTACCAAAAGCCAAACTTAAAGAAATTGTGGAAGAATCTGACATTATGCTCAA GGAAGGATATGAGAATTTCTTTGATAAGCTGCAACAATACGGTATTCCTGTGTTCATATTTTCGGCTGGTATCGGTGATGTGCTGGAGGAAGTTATCCGTCAAGCTGGTGTATATTACCCAAATGTCAAAGTGGTGTCCAACTTCATGGATTTTGATGACAAT GGGCTGCTCAAAGGATTTAAAGGAGAACTAATTCATGTGTTTAACAAACATGATGGTTCCTTGAAGAATACAGAATATTTCAATCAACTAAAAAACAATAGCAACATAATTCTCCTGGGAGACTCCCAAGGGGACTTAAAAATGGCAGATGGAGTAGCCAATGTGGAACACATCCTGAAAATTGGGTATCTAAATGATAGA GTGGATGAGCTTTTAGAAAAGTACATGGACTCTTATGATATTGTTCTAGTAAAAGATGAATCACTGGATGTAGCCAACTCTATCTTACAGAAGATTCTATAA